Sequence from the Castanea sativa cultivar Marrone di Chiusa Pesio chromosome 12, ASM4071231v1 genome:
TTGTCTTTCAGTATAGTTTGTTAATATTCAAGGttgtcatcttcttctttctttttcttttttttttcctttttcttaaaaGGGTTATGTTTGTTTGCTAAGGaaactaagaaaaagaaaaagaaagaggaaaagaaaataattgacTGGTGCTCTTCTTTCCCAAATGGgggttagaagaaaagaaaagaaatttaagTATACTAGGGAAATTTTTGCTTGCTGggtgttttcaatttttcctcCTCGAATTATATTGTTGGGTCAAGTTgggtatatttatttattgcaagataagtttttttttttttttacttagtcTTTCAAGTTGTAAcctttttaattactttttcgAATGCAGGTATTTTTAAATGTGACATGATGAGATAGTTTTAAGAAGTTTATCAATTGTTAGATATGGAGAATTGAGTGGTGCTTTTGGTTTAGGTAATTTTGAGAGTAAATATGGAGATGGATTTGGGAAAAGTGAAAACTGAGGATGACACCAAATGTGAGATTGTTTTTAAGAATGAGTTGGTAGATTGTCGATGTGGTGAATTGGAAGAGAGGAGTAAGAAAGCCGAAGCAAGGTGTGTTGAGTTGGAATTGGaacttcaaaagaagaagagcGAGTATGAATTGCTTGAGGACAAATTTAGGGCATTGGAGGTTGACAAGCTTGCAATTGAAGAAGAACTTAAGGTGTTGAAGAGAAAGAGTGATGAATCTAAAGAGCTTGTTGATGGTGTTGAAGGTGAAATGAAGGATAGTAGTGGAAGAGAGAGGGATGTGGAAAAGATTGTTGATTTGACAGAGGAGAATGAAGAGGAAGATAAGGTCGTTCAGCTTTTGATTGAGAACAAGGTTTTGGAATGtgagaagaaaaaggctgagAGTGAGGTTAAAGTTTGGAAGCAAAGGTTTAAGGAGTTGGAGTCACAGGTTTTACAGTTGGATGCAAATTCATTTGTGAGGTCCGCGGAACAGCCATTGATGGAAGGGACAAGAATTGAAGGGATTAGGCCTAGAGATGGATCGCATGATGGAGCTGGCTTGGACTATATGCAAAACAACGAAAAAGTTGAGAGTTTGGTGGATGCTGGCTCTACTTTTTTTCACTCCCCCGGTAAAGGAACCGTTGATCTGCAACCAGCAGGTACTAAATTACAGGacataaaatatttgtgttttcttttcttaaaaatgcaAGCTTTAGGAGGTTAGGTTTTACCTTTTTGTTAACAAATAGATTACGTTTGCCATTTACTCCCCTCCCCACAAAGacataatgataataataacacTAAATAAAATGATCGACTGTTTGAGGAAATATGTTAGTGCACAAGTATCTCATTACCAATTTTGCACCTTTGGGACATTTAATTGATTTGAACTGTATTGAAGTTGATAATTAGACTAGGTAAGCCAATGATTTAATCAATTGTGTCTGCTTAAGTTGTATGCAAGTATTGAGATTAGCTGCAGattgttacctttttttttataattttgaaatatataattaataattatgcaCTCCTAAGGATTGGACCTTAAACATCCTCTGTGAGCTACTTTAGCAGCATGTTTATGACTACTCTGCAtgcaattatcaaattttattatggTCTTCTCCTCTGCAAGCAACTAATTAAACAAAGTTTCTAATCTAATGCAGTCTCTTAATGTGGCTGCAATTTGGTATTTCCTGGAGGGGTGAATTTCTTTTTGGTGGGGAGTTTGGGTTTGACTATTGTTTATAATTTAATGCATGATCATAATGTTTCAAAGCTTTCTTCTGTCAGGAGGAAAAAAATCTTTAATGATCACATATGTAATGACATTGCCTAATTGAGTGAAATTGGCTGTCTTTGacaatgtttgttttttatttatgttttttggtAGGCACACCTTTCACTGACTTGCCATGTAAGCGTGATGTTTGtattgaggaagaaaaaaaaggtgtcTCTTTAGAATATGAAGTGAAATATGCTAGACAAGTTAGAAAACAATTGTCTTTTGAAGAAGAGAGGAGCCCTAGCAAAAAGTTGGCTCCGTCCACACCTGGTGTTGCTAGGCCTGCTTCTCTTGGCATCATTGATATCAGTGATAGTGACAGTGAAGTGGATACTTCACATATTCAATTGGGTACTTCTCATGCTAAGAAAATCAGAAAGGTTCCAGTTTTAGAGGAAGATAGTGTGAAACAGACACATTATGATCAGAATGATGAGGAAGATATGGATGCTCGGGAggagaatattttaatttttgcgACACCCAAAAGAAAACGAGCTTCTAATGTTGTTAACAGTGACACAGAGAGTGATGATGATAATGTTCCTATCTCTAAACTCAAGCGGATGCATCTTCAGGAAAAAGTTCCTGAGATGGTAGGTTCTGATTTGA
This genomic interval carries:
- the LOC142619345 gene encoding uncharacterized protein LOC142619345 encodes the protein MEMDLGKVKTEDDTKCEIVFKNELVDCRCGELEERSKKAEARCVELELELQKKKSEYELLEDKFRALEVDKLAIEEELKVLKRKSDESKELVDGVEGEMKDSSGRERDVEKIVDLTEENEEEDKVVQLLIENKVLECEKKKAESEVKVWKQRFKELESQVLQLDANSFVRSAEQPLMEGTRIEGIRPRDGSHDGAGLDYMQNNEKVESLVDAGSTFFHSPGKGTVDLQPAGTPFTDLPCKRDVCIEEEKKGVSLEYEVKYARQVRKQLSFEEERSPSKKLAPSTPGVARPASLGIIDISDSDSEVDTSHIQLGTSHAKKIRKVPVLEEDSVKQTHYDQNDEEDMDAREENILIFATPKRKRASNVVNSDTESDDDNVPISKLKRMHLQEKVPEMVGSDLNYCSVTDAISVGDNVMDTITPPRRRLVTLRKCEGKGGAGRNNLSQASEIKYHRGIPTSEDVEDEDSEEAGSESEGESLGGFIVESSDVSHADDASSESQDVSDDNVDFDEILSKLQRNKDHKSEWEFEADMLAAFGKDIELCMKAVCALYRQQTSEEKLSKETFHYNGRGFSKFDAERGSRLAEFLTDGDATGDVKKSVKELQEYDPYAVELCRKLATHYSKQLFEIYKNKEDPLFLSS